CGTGCTAACTCTTAACTTTATAAATAAACGGCACTATTGATTAAGCCAAGTGCGATTTGGACGGATCTAACATCttacaagttttttttataaagtttatattttccAATTAAAATACAAATTTACTTGAAAAGATACTGCAATTTACTAGCTATACATGTTCACTCTTCCTAGGGTGTAGTTGACTAAAATTTACAAGATTACGGCCAACGGTGCAAACAAGATAAGCGGTGGCGGGGTTTTCGCTTAGAGGGAAGCCTGGGAGGCAGGCCTGACTCGATAGTGGCCACGGACGTTGGGCAGGGTAATGAGGTGCGACCGTGCTGGAGGGCGTTGGAATATACTAATATGATCTAGCCGAGCAGAGCTATCGAACCTGAGAGCTGTGCTATATCAGTTCGATAGCACAGCTATCAAGTTCAATAGTTTTGCTCGGTTGGATCAAAGGAGGATATTCCAACACTACTGGCTGCCGCCTGCAGGGATAGAGGATCCATGGTGGGTGGTGCTGGCGGTGGGGAAGGCAAATAGACTGCCTGGCAATGCTAGCGAAACGGTGGCCGACGGTCCATGAATCTAACGGCTAGTGTATCGTTAGAGGACGGAGCTAGCGAGCGAGTGAGGTGGCGCAaggatgaagagagagagagagcccgAGCCCAGgccggaggaagaagaaggaactTGATAGTGGGATGCAGATCGAACGATCATCGGTAAGAACTGAAATATCAGCCGATTGCAATAAAGCATGTTCCATAGTTATTAACCATATTATTCTTATTTGTTTCCTTCTGAATCAGCTTTAGCTATCTAGCATCTTCTGTTCTTCCATATACAGTGCTCGTGCGTAACACAAGATTTTATTTATAAGAATCTGTAACAGTTCACATAGCTCGAAGAAACCGTTTTTGTCACAAGTTCTGAGCTATTTGAACGGCTTAAAAGGCTTAGACAATACTACTAGTCATAAGCCTAATGCGTATCAACAGCTAGCTTCCCGTTCGCAGTCCAGCATCTGGCGACGTCACGCCGCCAGCCGCGCGAGCGCCTCGCCGGCGTGCTCGCCGGTGGAGAGCCGGAGCCTGCGGTAGTCGTCGTAGTTGAACGCCTTGAACCGGCGCGGGTGGTCCGCGTCCACGAACTTCTCCGGCGCGCACACCCTGTCATCCTTGGGCGCGAGCAGGAACATGGCGATAGAGATGCGCGGCACCGGCGCGACGCACTGCACCCGATGCTTCACGTTGTGCAGCCTCCCGTTGCTCCACGCCTGAAATCGAGATCGAGACGGGTCGTCAGGCTCTGATCACCGAGACGGCACGAATCTGCCAAGAAGTGTGCAGAGATGGTACCGTGGCGACGTCGCCCATGTTGACGAGGAACGAGCCCGCGACGGTGTCCACGGGCACGAACTCGCCGGTGGCGGGGTCCAGCACCTCGAGGCCGCCGACGCACTCGTCCTCCTGGAGCACGGTGAGGAAGCCCGAATCCGTGTGGATCTGCACGCCGGGGGAGCCCACGGTGTCCTGCGTGTAGTTGTACCTGTTCATGCGGAACTGGCACGGCCAATCCTGGAACGACTGCTCCTCCAGTCCCAGGCTCGAGGCCAGCTTGCCGGCGACGTCCACGATCAGGCCGTGCATCCTCTCGGCGTAGGTCTTGATGGTCTCCCTGCGCCAAATCGCGTTCCTCGAGACACAAATTAAGGCGGGTTCCCAAATCCCCACGGAAATGGATCGAGAAAGTACGCCCGTCACCTGACGTGGGGCGGCGCGTCGAGGCGCGCGCAGAAGGCGTCGACGTCGGCGGGCGCCGCGGCGTCGAGGAGCCCTAAGGCCTCGTAGAGCGGGTTGGCGGGGCTGGGAGCGACGTATCCGCTGCCGGCGATGATGTCGGTGTTGCGGCGCTTGGCGTCGTCGGGGAGGTCGAAGAGCGCGCGCACGGCGGCCTTCATCTCGGCCTGGAGCTCCGCGGGCACGCCGTGGCCGGACACGCGGAAGCAGCCCAGCCGCTCGCACGCGCCCCGCAGCCGCGCGGACTCCTCCGGCGCCGCGCCGGCCAGGCGCAGATCGACCACCGGGACCTGCACCATCCTGCGGGCGACGATCTGATCGGGTTGGGCTCGATCGATGAGGTTTTGGGGTGCATTTAGAGGCGTGAGCCGTGAGAGCGATGCAGGGGGGACAGGAGGGGCGCACGGTGGCGCGGCGTGTCGGGCGGCTGGCGCCGAAACTTGTGGCACGACGCGACCAAGTGGATGCCGCCTGCCGGTTTGGTGAGACAAGCTTCATTATCATCAGATCATCTAGCTAGCATGATCGACAAGCTCGCACGTTTCGCGGCTTCGGAGTCGAGGTCacgtctctcttttttttttttaatcgagatcagtcatctccagcagctatcttaaattttcattgtcaaaatactattataatatattctatcactattatagtatcccttattttttcatctccatcaGCTACGTTATTTTCTAACTTctactccttttttttctttctcgggtccgctgtcagcctctgtgaacagaaATGATACAGTACTGGTACAGTACATACATTGGTTTCTGCGTCCGGGCCTACTGCCAGGCTCTGTgagcagtgttgctacagtagtTCCGCAAAGTTGCTGGTACGTTTCCTCTCTCCGCAGTATTGTAGCACCGGATACGACTCTGCTGCAGCTGCTACAGTACCCACCCGCAAAATCACTGTAGCAGCCGGATAGCAGCCGGATCTGCAGAAATGCCtactctgctggagatggcctcacGTCTCTTGCGATAGTGGAAAGAAAATCCATCTGATTCTGCACGCCTTCCTCGTTCGTGGAAGCTTGGTTCAGAAGTCAATTGGCAATTAAACTAACTACACAATGTTCACTGTAAAATGGTACGTAATCTGATCTGAACTTACTTgcttagattaaaaaaatgaactatGATACTCCTTCAGTTTTAAATACTTATACTCTTGATCAAGGTCCggttaaatttttaattattaatagcttctaaaatatttaattttaaaacataaaaatcatacgtgtagtttttttaaaatagtttcataatattatatttttattatatattataactatattctaataaaaatgaTGATCAAAGTTGCACATCGAAGAtcgtaaaaaatcaaaaaatgcCAAGTATTTAAAACGAGAGGGAGTATTATACTATCGAAATTATAGAATAGGAAAAGTAATAAAAAAGAGTAGGCATGGTGGCTGTTTCATGCTTCGATAGAGAGAAGAACGTACATCCGAGTTGTATATGGATAGGTGAATATGAAAAGAACATACATCCGAGTTGTATATGGATAGGGGAATATGAAAAGGAAGTATGTTCAATAGAAGTGATCAAACAGGTTACATGCTTCTAGCTGCAGATTCATGAACAAAGTGATTGGTAATCAATTGCTTGGTTGAAAAGACAATTGGCAGTCAAACTAATGTACCATGGCACTGTGAAGGCCAAATCGACAAGGAGCTGCCAATTTGTTGGCGCATACCTTGATTAATCTTCCTACTCATAATTTGTATGCCCTTTGGGAAAGTGTGCTTGCCAtctctccagatctacacgcTAGAATAAAAAGGAATTTATAGATGTGGCAAAGGCCAGCAACGAATATGtgaaatctaaaatgcatagataGAATCCTTCCACGCTGGTGCTGCTCTAGTGGATGAGTTGGTGCCGTTCCCGGTGCTGCAGCAGAGGCTCCGATGGGTCCATCACCTTGGCTGGTGTGAGGATGACGATCAACTGTCTCAGCCTAAAAAAGGATCAGATTGGAATCAAATCCTCCTCGCCAAAGAGTTCCCGATCGCAAAGCAACAGGGAAAAGCAGGGGTTGGGAAAAATGACTCGCAAGATCAAATGAATAGGGTGGAGTTCCTCATTATCCTCCCTAAAATTCCACCGATGGATGTACATGTCTCCGCCAGTGCCGTCATTGGTGCTGTACAAGGGGGCAGAGTGAGGTGTGCGACGTCGCTGGCTGACGCTCGAGCTGCTACATTAGCCAATCGCTAGAGGATACGCCATAAGAGCCGCCGTCGCACGAGGGAATACGCCGGAGACGCCTGGTGGAATTGTCGACGTTGGATTCGGTTAGCCCCCACCATCCCAGCCACGTACAAAATAAGTATGATTATAAACATTATATCatgtttataaatatatttgtttATATCTGTAAATAGTTTACTTCAtcaatatttttaaaagtttaatattttttaagcaCGATATATAAATTATTACCCGCATatctaaatgttttttttttattttcaggtAGTCACTTCTTTATATGGAGAGATATTAGTTATTATATATAGCGCGCATGGCCGATCCTGAGGGGGTCGAGCAGGGCGGCCGCCCTGTGCCTCTAAAATCGATATATTTCTAACCCGTCTCTGTAACTCTGTCATTAACGACACGTGCTAACAACAACATGTCACTAGtgaccgagtcattagtgacgggcgtATTAACACCCATCACTGATTATCTAGAACTAGTGACAAGTAGCTACAACTCGTCACTGGTGACCGAGTCATCAGCGACGgggtgttatgagtcattagtgacaggtatctTTCCAACCAGTCTCTAATGACTGAGTTTTAGAGGCGGATTGGAAAACTACCCGTCATTGGGACTTGGTCATTAGGGATATGTGAATTTACCACCTGTTACTAATATTCTCATCCCCTGAAGGGATTTACTTATTTTCTGGTTGCATCCTGAAGCATTGTCAAGATTTGGCAgtcgtcttctcctgcaaataagacacatccagatacattcatgccataatcaccattcatttcaagatatatacccacattgtagggaccaagtcatgagatatgcaaccacaaattacataatcaaaagtcctcGAAACATACAACgacgcaagtccacatcaagataattacaaattacataagtcgaaagtgcaacaacaaattacataagtcagagtCCTGCCTCCCTACAGTAGAACTCGCCTTTCGAAGAGATGACTTTGGTCATTAGGAACGAGATGATCTGTGCTCGAATGTTAgagagtgcagactcctcgatgttgccatCCGATAAGCTGAATTCCTactgaatgaaagtagttataaaaaaagtatgcaattagtgagagcaaaattattttatcatcggatatttgtaatgaataaaagcagctaTCAAAAGATTAtataattatcttacatctggggatttcatatcatTTACTGCCATGAATAGCAGCATATGACGCGCAACATAGAATCGACAggagttgcccggtggttgttggtggtactggagagggaaaaaaccgtcagtttgaaaggaaaaaatgtagtagtaaagtatttgcaaatatgtctgctggcacttaccgtgaagacggtcttatgtgtcagtgtgcggggatccttcggatcgtactttggatcacaacgcatatacatgtcaaaagTTCTACATGCGAAAAGGGATCCAATAGTTAACATTTGGTATAAGTTTGAAAAAATCAATAGGTAACCTAAGTTATGAAGAGCTTACTcgtcgaggatttgtttgacgaaAGTATAGTCACATTGTCCCCGTTCGCCGTTAAGTCCCAtcactggtcttgatgaatcgagtTACCAGACTAAGTTCCACTTGGGAGCAATgactagtaagatccaatgaccaCTCGTGTTGTGGACGGCCATTAGGTAGTTTCCCTTCGAAAATTGgttcattgccctagccacatgtTCCATAATGAATTCTCTTTGTTGATCCATGAAAGAAAATCATCATattttgggggtcaaggaatccgaaAGGCtcattcttccttgtttcttgtatcaagtttctacagataagaaattagttagattgaagaatttagtggtaataattaatgagcgtctagtttgaaaggactcacaatgtaaagcatcgcaataaccccacgtccagACCattgaggttgaagaggtcgtataagtcattaaAGCCCATGAAGAAGTAGCCGTCCCTAgtcaagaagtgacgattttggtaatataagacaatggAACCCTTCTTCTCTCTATAACCGTtcaggtagtaattatgcaactcaacacaagatTGTCCCACCCGCCGAAGTGGATCTGCCGGCAGCAAGGGATTCCTAaacttgaattttgggtttgccTTAGTCCAAGTATCCCTATCAAACGCTTCTTGACGATTAAGTCCTTACCAGAGGATTTGGATTTCTTCGAcagctgcttcttggaccctggcctagacttcttcttcttctctgggctaccctcaggttgcttacttgtagatggcagagtgggcaaaggcttattcttcctcttctctggctgccctcaggttgcttaactgtagatggcGGAGTGGACAAAGGCGACACAACTAGCGCATCTCGAGGCTGAGGTTGGCTAGGGAAC
This genomic window from Phragmites australis chromosome 7, lpPhrAust1.1, whole genome shotgun sequence contains:
- the LOC133924414 gene encoding 2-oxoglutarate-dependent dioxygenase DAO-like, with translation MVQVPVVDLRLAGAAPEESARLRGACERLGCFRVSGHGVPAELQAEMKAAVRALFDLPDDAKRRNTDIIAGSGYVAPSPANPLYEALGLLDAAAPADVDAFCARLDAPPHVRETIKTYAERMHGLIVDVAGKLASSLGLEEQSFQDWPCQFRMNRYNYTQDTVGSPGVQIHTDSGFLTVLQEDECVGGLEVLDPATGEFVPVDTVAGSFLVNMGDVATAWSNGRLHNVKHRVQCVAPVPRISIAMFLLAPKDDRVCAPEKFVDADHPRRFKAFNYDDYRRLRLSTGEHAGEALARLAA